Part of the Nitrosopumilus piranensis genome is shown below.
GAAGTTTGGGATGAAACCCTCCAACAATGTGTACTTCAGTTGCACCCATCTGTTTTGCAATTCCTACTCGCTGTTCAATTTCTTGAGGAGTTAATGTGTAAGCATCTTCAGCACCATCTTTTCTATAAAATGCACACATCTGACAACTTGCAGCACACACATTTGTGTAATTCATGTAGTATGATGCTGCAAAAGTTACAGTGTCACCAACTAGTTCCTTTCTTCGGGCATCAGCTACTGCTCCAAGCAAGTGCAGATTATCATAATTCATCAATTCAAGACCATCTTTGTAGGATAGTTCTTGACCTGCTATGGCGCGATCTAGTGCCTGAGAATCACCTACTAGTTGTTCTAGCATACAATAAGACTAACCCATCATGATATATTCCTTAGTCAGACTCAAGAAATAAGTAGTCAGATAACAATATCACTACATGGTGCTCCCACTAGTAGATGAACACAAACCAAAATGCTATCTATGCCATGAAGGGTTTGATAATTTAGAAAAACTCAGAGAGCATCAAAAATCAAAACATACAGATTTTTTTGAATCACATGAAAAAGAGATGAATCGAGAGCCAGCACCTGGCGATGTTACAGTGTTTTAGTTTGTTCTTTAATTGATTTCAGTAAATCTTGTGCCAAATCTTTTGAAATATTGGCCAGATCAAATCCTTTGTCAATAGATAATGCTTTTTTAAAATGTTTTAGTGCATCTTGTAATTGTCCAATTTCACCTAAAGACAATCCTTTGTATGCAAGGGCCATTGTGCATTTTTTATCAATTTTTAAAATCTCATCATAGCATTTTATTGCCTCAACATATTTTTGATCAGAATGCAGTGCAGTACCTTTGTTTAGTAGAGCATCAAGGTTTGCAGGAGAAATTAGCAAGGCTTTATTGTATGAGCGGATTGCAAGTTTAATTCTGCCCATATTTTGTAATGTAACTCCTTTATCAATAAGGGCACTGACATTTGCAGGTTCACTTTTCAATACTAAATCATAGAGGTCTAGCGCATCATCAAAATTACCATCTTCAACACACTCATAGGCTTGAGACAACATCTTTTTTGTATTATTCAATATATCAGATAATATTTTGTTAATAAAGTAGTTTTACTTTACAAGATATTATACGTACAAACAATGAATTTACCTCCATGATCGGTTTATGATAATATGGTATAAAATTAGATTTTTTGATTAATTATTGATTAGAGGTAAACTGTGGATTAACTTCAGATCAGGAAATTCTATCCACTCGCATGTATCCTTGAGGCTTGCTATTTGACTGATCCCAACAAGTAATCAAGAAGTTCATTTTTCTTCTTGTTTTTGTACTGTATAGTGTAGTATGAGGTCTATGAGCATTGCCTAAAACAATTGTTTTTTTACCATATTGCTTGAATTTTCCATCTACAACATATCTCATGATATTTGCACCAGATGGAAATTTTACTTTCTTTTTTAGATTATAATCTTTTACCGTAAGTATACCAAAATTATTTTTCCAATATACCATAGAAGACATTGAATAGTTATGACCAGTTTTTTGAAGAATTTTTGAACTTGATGTAATTTGCCATTTTTTATCAACAATTAAATGAATTAAGCTACCTTCAACTGTTTCAACTATTTTTTCAGGCATGAATGCCATAAAGCATGGAGACACATGAGCAGGGCATCTTCCCGTTTGTAAATAAGCAGTGCCACCGTTTGAGTAGTTATGGTGAGAATCAGCAGGAACAGTTTTGACACCTTTTCCAATTCCATTAATGCCAAACTTGCAAATAATCATTCGAGGTTTACCAGTGGAAGATTTGTCACCATGTTGAAAAAGTGCAACTGCAATACCATTTTTTTCTTCTACAAGAAAATGATCATTTGTTACTGTATTTGGGAATCCTTTTGAATTTCGACTGCTGTATACTGAAAATTTTCCAATACGATTAAAATTACTATCTAGTTTTAACAAAAAACACTTCTTTGCACTTGCTGTGGAAAATGAAATCCAATGATACCCATGAGCAAAAACATGCCAGTGATCTGCAATATTTTCACCACCAGAATCTACTGAAGTTGCAACTGTAGTCCAAGATGGCGAACCAAAAGATGGGGGATTAAGAGGATCAACTCTAGACATAATAATTTCTCCGTTTGTTTCTGCAGACAAAACTAAACCTTGGGAATCATCTACTACTGGGAATAACCACAAATCTGTACCATAAACTGCAGTTTTTTTTACAAGTGAGACTAGTGTGGGAGGTTCTTTTGTCACAGAATACAATAAGATCATATATTGATAAGGGTTCTATCTTTTATTATCATACAGAATTAAGTTATTTTTCATAATATATGAAATAATAATATAGATTCAATATAAAATCAAGAAGAATACCTATCACGAGGATCAATTTGCAATGATTTGTTAAAACAATCCATTGCTTCTTCGTATCTCCCAAGACTGCGAAGTGTAATTCCTTTGTAATTCCACAAGTCAGGATCATCTTGATTCAAAAGAAGGGCTTGCTCAAAAAATCCTAGCGCATCATCAAAATTGCCATCCTCTAGGAAAGACTTTCCTTGTGAGATAAGTTCTTCAATTTCACTCATGAAAATATGATTCCAAGCATTTGTTTTAAATTTGACATGACTGAAAAAATTTGAGCCTAATCAATTAAACAGATTTTTAGTTATTTAGTGAAAATTTAAATAAATTTTTTCAATATAACTAGTGTGAATTTAGATAAGACAGATGAAAGAATTCTAAAAAATTTGATGGTAGATGCAAGATTATCAGCAAGACAACTTGCATTGAAATTAGGAATGTCAACTGTAACTGTTCTATCTAGAATAAAAAAAATGGAGAAAGCCAACATCATAAATGGATACTCAGCAATAGTTGATCATGAAAAACTTGGTTATTCGCTTACTGCAATAATTGAAATTATTGCAAATAATGACAAAGTTGTGGATATTGAGGAAGAGTTATCAAAATTTGAAAATGTTTGTGGAGTGTATGATATTACTGGTTCAACAGATACGATAATTATTGCAAAATTTAAAGAAAGAAATGAACTAAGCAAGTTTGTCAAAGGTCTTGCAGTTATCCCCAATGTTGAAAACACAATTACACATGTAGTATTAAATACTGCAAAAGAAGATTTTAGATTAGCATAGTGAAAAAGAATTGAAAATTGTAAGTATTTTTCTAGTTTTAGTAATGTTATTTCTAATACAACAATCATACGGACAAAATGAAGAATTAGATATGGAACTTGAAGTTTCAGATGAGGAAAAAATTATTCTATTTGGAGGGTTTGCAATAGCTATAATTGGATTATTCTTGTTTTTAGCTAGAGATATCATTCTTAGAAGAAAGACATCATATGATAAAGAAGAGTTAGAATCAAAAAAAGACAAGACACAAGAAAAATATCATTCTGATTGGGGAGATGATTACGAAGAGATTGGAAAAAGAAGAAACACCATTAAAGATAAAGAATTTAGAGATGCTGTAAAAAATAATGAATTACCAAATTACTATAAAATTTTAGGGGTTTCAAAGGATGCAACACAAGAAGAGATAAAGAGTAAATTCAGAGAACTAGCAAAAAAGACACATCCAGATATAACAAAAAAAGACTCTGAAGAAGAGATGTCAAAACTAAACAAAGCTTACGAAGTACTTTCAGATAAAGAAAGTAAAGAAAGATATGACAAGTATTTTGTAGATTAAACTGATTCTAGTTTTACAATAATCATACTAAGTTCAATTGAATCAGGTGTTTGAACACTATTTGTTAGATTTGTGAAAATTTCCAAATTTTTTGTGGAATCATTAATGCTCACAATAGTTGTGATTTTTATTTCGCCAAATTCTGTATTTGGTCCAAGCATCTTTTTTGTAAGTAATGGAACTACAGAAAGATCCTTAATTGTACCCTTCATCTTATAAGCAAATTTTTCTGAAAAATATACCCCACCACGGGTGGTGGGTTTGTTTACTGGAATAGGAGAATAAGTTACAGAAACATCTGTCAATATGTATGAATTATCTTTTAAATCGAGTTTGAATTCAAGAGAATCAGATTTTGTTGAATCAATTAAAAATTTTAAAATGTTTTCATCAACAGTCATTTAAAAATAGCAAAATAGTAATTCTATTGAATCTTTCTACAGGAAATTAAAATTTCAATCAGATCAACTTTAAAAATAAGAAAAAAGACTGATGAATAATGCAATTATTTGCAAATACGCAGGTAATGAGAAATAATATTTTAGATTTATTGATAGAGAATAGACTAGAAGACGATTGCTATGTAGAAATGCTAGATTACACTATTGACTTGTTTGAAAGTAGGGGTCTTGGTAGAGATTATTATGGATATCATAATATCAATCATGAATTAGAAGTAACATATTTTTCATTATTAGCTGCAAAACAAGAAAAAATAAAATTCACACATGAGGACATAAAATATCTATATGTTGCAGCATTGTTTCATGATTTTGATCCAGAAAAAAGTGTCGACAAACCTCATGAAGAAAGTGTTTTAAAATTTATTGCAACTGACAAAAAACTTGGTCAATTAATTAAAACTGCAAAAATTGATTTAGAAATAATCAAAGTGTTAATCTTAAGAACAACATATCCTTGGGCAGGTCAACTTAAAAAAAATGCTGAAGAGCAAATCAAGCAATGTTTTCAAAATTCAGAATTGACTAGAAACAACATCGAATATCAACAACACATCATGAATATGGGATGGTATCTCACAGTAGTTGACAGAGTTAGTGGATACGCATTAGGCGATTTTTCCAAGGCTATGGAAATGGCAAAAATGAATGCACATGCACTAGCATGGAGACCATCATTAATTGTTAGAAGCGCAGTAGCATATTTCGAAGAGCTGTTAAACAAAGAAACAGAGATGGTAAAGCCTGTTCTCAAAATACTTTCAAATGAAATGAGAAAGAATTTTTTTGACACAGTTTTATCATTTATGAGAATCAGACAACAAGAAATTACCATTCAAGCTGATTGTGCATATAGAAATCTTAGATTAGTGCCAACTATCGAATGCATGTCTACTAGAAATGATCCAAATTTTATCAATTCGTTACATGACATATTATTAGAACTGCCTAGACCTTTACAATTCACAGACAAATTTGAAGAGTCAATAAAAGATCCAGACACCATTATCACCACACTAAGATTAAATGGAAAAAAAGGAGAAATTGTAGGATATGCCAAGGGTGGCGCTCTTGAAAATTATAATCTAAGAGAAGAAATTAGAGATGAAAACTATGGTCTAGGAAATACAGTATTTTTGGAACCAATCGCAGTAAAGATGGGGTATTGGGGATTAAAAGGAGGCAGTGAGATGCGCCACATGTTTGTAATGCAGGCTCACTCAAAAAAATTCAAGTATCTTACAAGTTTTGCACTTAGAGATGTGATTCAGGCAAGAATTGAAAAAGAGCAAGCAGAGTTTGTAGCACAGTTTGATCCTGAACGATGGGATTATTATCGAATCAAGATTTAGATTCATCAAATGAATTCTTTGAAAACAGTATTATCAAAAGCAATTCAAGGTCAAATACATTCAGAAAAAGAGTTTCAAAAATTTTACTCAGTAGATGCAAGTTCATATCAAATCATTCCAAAAATGATAGTTATTCCAAAAAATGAAAAAGACATCATCAATACAATTAAGATAGCAAAAAAATTTAAAACAACAGTAACTGTGCGTGGTGCAGGCACGGGGTTAGTTGGTAGTGCACTAAATAATGGAATTATTTTAGATATGAAAAATTTTGATTCAATAAAAATATTCAAAAATCATGCAACTGTAGGTCCAGGAACAATCAAAGGTAAATTAGATAAAAAATTAGAGGAAAAGAAAAAAATTTTTCCACCAAATCCATCGATTGGTTCCTTTTGTTCTGTAGGAGGAATGCTTGGAAATAATTCAAGTGGAAGTAGAAGTCTAAAGTATGGAAGTGTAATTGACAATGTAATTGAGATAACAGTAATCGATGGTAACGGTAAAAAAATTATTCTACCAAAAGATAAAAAAATTTCAAATAAAATTCAAAGTAAAATTAGTGTAGATGAGAAACAGTTTCCAAATGTTTCAAAAAATTCTTCAGGATATAGAATTGATAAAATAAAATCAGGAAAAGATACTCATAAAATTATTATTGGTTCAGAGGGAACATTAGGAATTATAACATCAGCAAAACTCAAAATTAAAGACATACCAAAAAAAAGAATTCTTTTCGTAATAGAATATAGTTCAGTTAAAAATGCAATAAATGATTGTATCAAAATAAACAATACAAATCCTTCTGCAATTGAGTTTGTAGATCATACCACATTAAAACAAATAAATTATATTTTTCAAAAAAATACAGAATGTTTACTTTTTGTAGAATATGATGAAAAGATTACTCTAAACGAGAGAAAAATAAAGTCAATTATTTCAGGAAATATTGTAAAAAAACTAACAAAAAAACAAGATATTCATCAATGGTGGAAATATAGAGATTCATCATTATTTTATAGCCTCAAAAGCATAAAGAAAGAAAATAGAATTCCCCACATAATTGAGGATGCAGCAGTACCAATAGAAAAATTGCCAAAATTATTTTTGATTTTAAAGAAAATTAACAAAAAATTTCAGACAAAATCAGTCATATACGGACATATAGGAAACGGCAATCTACATGTTAGACTAATTTCAAAGAGAAGAAAAATGTCAACAATTAAAAAAATTGCAATGGAGTATTTTGATGAAATAATCAAGATTGGCGGAACAATTACTGCAGAACATGGAGATGGTTTAGCACGTTCAGAATTTATCAAAAAACAATATGGGAAAACAAACTATGAAACATTTAAAGAAATTAAGAAATTATTTGATCCAAAAATGATATTAAATCCAGGAAAAATAATGACTAAAAAAAGTACAGTAATTAGAAATTTTGAGAAAATCTAATTTTGAATTCGATATCAAACTAATTGTTTAAAATATTTTAAAAGAGATCAGATAAAGAATTTAAAACTAATTTTAATTATTTAAAATTAAAAAATAATTTTTGTGAACTCAAAATAAAGTTATAATACAAAAAATGAAAATGAAAAATATCTAATATTTAAAAAATATGCAGAACTTGTTGCTAAATTTACCCAAATTACATCCATTACGAAAAAAATGAATCCAGAATGTAATAATTAAGATCGGAGATTTGCCTCTTAGTGAAAAAAATTCAACAAGTTCTTGCTAATAGAACCTTGAGCCTAGTGAGGGTATGACAATAGGATATTGCGTAAAATGCCGAGACAAACGAGAAATCGGTGGCGCTAAACCATACACAATGAAAAATGGTAAACCTGCAATCAAAGGCACATGCCCAACATGCAGTACTGCCATTTTTAGAATCGGTAGAGGATAGATTTCTTATATAGAAATTTAGTACTGCCATTCATCAGTAAGGCCATTCCATAGCGAACGCATTGGGGATGGATCTTTTTCTATTTCTTCAGTAATTCTATTTTTTAATACAAAAAAGAAGTTTTCTAGTGCATCAATTCCACCATCAGCATATAGTTCGTGGCCTATCTCAGTAATTCTCTTATGTTTTTCAGGGATTTCAGAAGAATTTGGATTTTGTAGACAAAATGTCATCAGATCAATTAGTTCTTCTTCAAGCATAAAGTCCATTACACAATTACCAAAATTCTAATCAAATTTAGGTTTTGGTAAAAAAGAATTAAAGAGATTACTTTAGGCGTTTGTAAATCTCTTTGAATTCAAGTGAAATGTTGTATGACATGTTAAGAAGATGTGCAAGTTGATTCATAGATGTTTTGTCATGACCTAGTTGTCTCAAAATAGTTAATGCCTTTTGTGGAGAACTTGACAATAACGGGTTTTGCCCCGACCAAGTCTTAAATGCCTCCTCCACATCCAAACTGAAATTTAAAACAAATTCTTTCCAGTTTGGCATTTTTTTTAGTGCTTTTTCTGTTAACAAAACTTGAGATAGTTCTCGAAATTCATTTTTTCTGTCTACATACAACATGTCTAATGCTTGCTGAATTTTTTCTTCCCTATATTCAGGGGTGTTTAACATATACATTCCAGATTTACTCATAACATCATTATTCATGTTATTAGTGATAAACAGTATAGTTGATTCTCTGAAAATTTGTTAGCGTTTTTTAATTAAATTAAACAAATATGAGGAATTGAAAAAGAAAAGAGTGGATCTTATTGGAATGGGTCAATAAATGGACAGTTAACTATATGGTCACTATCCATTGGACGTGCAATACCAATATCGATCAAGCCAGCCTCTTTGTATGCATTCAAATCATCAATGGTTTCTAGCAATTGAGCATTTTCTGGATTTGTCCAGTCAGTCATGAAAATTCTCCACATGGGGGAATAGTTTGCATCACCAGGAGCTCCAGCAGCAATTCCTGCTTGAAATCCCAATGGGCCAGAACCAGTCAATCCATTTTTGAATTGAAATAGATCAACTGCAGCTGAATTTGCAATCAAACTTGCAGATGTTGGTGAACTTACAACACCCATCATTCCAGCAGGGCCACTTGGAGTAGCATCTGTTACAATGTAATAGATTGTTCTACCATCAGGACCCCATCCACGATGAGCTATGAAAGTTACAGTCATCTCTTCTGTATCGATATCAAGAACTTGTCCACCACCATAGGGTGTTTCATCAGTCAAAGTTTTGTCTTCTTTGACCATCATTTGACCATCAGGCCAAACAATTTGTGGCATGTTCAAAACCACATCAACAGTAGTTAATGTGACTTCACCATTGTCTGCAGCTTCCATCACCATTGCATCAGAATTCAAAACTCTTGGTGTAACACCTTCATTCCATGTTACATGTACATGTGAAGTTAATGCACTATACACATCTGGTTGTGCAGGAGTACTAGTAAAAACTTCTCCTTGGAAACCATGTACACCATTACCTTCTATTCCATTTGTAAACATGTAGGTTTTTGAAAGTGCCTTATCAGGAGCATTCTTTAACAATGGAGCAAGCTCTACTTTCCAACCTTGATTTTTTGTTATCAAGTCTGCATGAGTTGGATCACTTGAATCTGTGATGATGTAATAAACATCTCCACCATCATAGAATCCTTGATGCATAGGAATAGTTGCAGGAACATTTGCTCTTGACAATCTAAGTACAGATCCCAAATCAGCCTCTGTTATCTTTTCCATCATAGTTTCTTTTTCCATCATGGTTTTTTCCTTCATTTTTTCAGAAGGTTCAGAAACTGGAGCTACAGGCTTGGATTTTCCTTGTTCTGCCATCCATGCGGCTTTTCCACCAGAAATTTCAGAACATAGTTGCAATCCACAAACATTTGTGCTAGAACCATATTTTGAAGAACTAACACCTTTGCTTTTTAGGGCTTCAGCATCTGTGAAAGAACCGGTGGTAATTCCAACTGTAAACAAAGGGAGTATTGCAAGTAATGCAATGTATCTTAGACTCTTGTTCATTAAGGAGAAAAACCCAATTTTCTTTAAAAGAATTTATCCAAATCAGCACTTATTCTGAAAGTTCTGAGAATCTATTTTCCACATAATCCCAATTTACAACATTCCACCATTCTTTAACATAGTCAGATCTTTTGTTTTGATATTTCAGATAGTAAGCATGCTCCCATAAATCTAATCCCAGTAAAGGTATTTTTTGCAAAGTCCAAGGACTCGTTTGGTTTTCAGTGGAAATTATTTCTATTTTATTATATGTAGAATTAAAAACTAGCCAACACCAACCACTGCCCTGAATTTCAATAGCAGTATTTGAAAAAATTTTTTTGAAATTATCAAAGCTGTCATAGTAAACATCTATTGCGTCTTCCATCTTTCCTCCGGGCGAACCATCACCATTTGGAGTCATTGTTTCCCAAAACAATCTATGATTTTCAAAGCCACCTCCAAAAAAGTTAATTTTATTTCTTCCAGATTCAGGAATCAGGTTTAGATCAGATAGAACAGATGTTATGTATTGGGGATGAGATGCACTACCAATTTCTTCTAGAGAGATATTCAAGCCATCAACATATGATTGATGATGTTTCTGATGATGAATCTTCATCGTTTGAGCGTCAATGTATGGTTCTAATTCATCATAATCATAAGGTAAGCGTGGCAGTTCATATCTAACCATAAAAGAAATTAGAAATATCCACATATAATCTTCAAGAAAAAATCAGGTTTTTATTTAAAATTAAATTCTAAAATATATTGGTTCATCCAGTAATTACACAAATTTTTTCAAAAGAGAAGAATGCAGAAATATTTTTTTCATGGATTTCTAAGAAAATAAACAATGCTAATGCATTACAAGAATTCTTTGAATGGCATTTACAAGTAATCTCAGAAGTAGTAAAAGAAATCGAAAATACAAAAAAAGTAAATTTTGAAGATAAACCAGAGTCTGAGGTATGGGCAAAGAATTTTTTAGAAAATTATGATGAAAAAATTAGAAACATGAGAAAGAAAAGCAACCAAATATTTGAGAGGTTTCATGAATTAAAAAAAGAGTTCAATAATACAATTCCAAAAGAACACGAATATTATAAAAAATCAAATGAGATAATGCAAGTATTTCTCAATAATCAAGAATTGTTAGTTGGAAAAATCATTTTTTCATACAGAGAAACATGGTTTTTAGCAAATCAAATTATCGATTCAAATTTTAAATTAGGTTCAATCAAAAACTATCAAAATTGGGTTGAAGCAAACTTTTCAAATTTAAAAAAAGTTAAACAAGCACTAGAATACATTGAAAACGAAATTTCAAAGTAGAAAAGATGATAAGAGTTGAAAGAAGTAAAAAAATATGAGAAAGTTAGGAACAATTGATTTAGAAATTTTGCATTTAGCAGTTAAAGAAAATGGTACTTTTAATGAAACAAACCTTGAAAATTCAGAATTAAAACGACTAGGGGTAGGAAAAATTTTGGATTCGTTAGGAACTTTGAAGGATAGAAAATTTCTTTCATTAAATAGTGATGGGTCATTTTCAATAACACCGGTTGCAAAAGAGATTCTATGGACTGAAAACATACCAGTTTGGGCTAGAATATTACGTCTTCTCCAAATTAAATCATGCAACATGGACCAAATTATTGACATTCTAAGATTACCTGAAGATAAAATTTTAGAAGAAATTGAAAAGTTAAGGCAAAATCAATTGGTGTTAATGTCTCCACAAAGACAAGATGATAAAATTGTCAAGGTGTATGAAATATTACCTGAAGGAATTGAACAAATTGATAAAACAGAAAAAGATGGTTTTGATAAAATAAAGTTTGGACAAATAGAGCCTGAATTTGAGATTCTAAGTTTAATTGACGAAGTCACAAAGGAGATTCAGGATTCACAAATAGAACCATACAAGAAAACCAGAATTGTGGAAAAATTATCGACCCTAAAAAAGAAATTAGACATTTAGTTATTTTGAACGTATTTTATCTTGTATCTGTGCCAAAATGAGCTCGGCCTTGTCTTTATTTTCAAAGTTTTCAACACTTTCATCCATAATTTCATCAATTTCATAACTTTTGTCAACTAGAACATTTGCAACATGATCATCCAAAGTACCATTTCCAATCAGATAATATGCAAACACTGTATTTTTTTGACCAATTCTATGCAGTCTATCCTCAGCTTGTCTATGTATTGCAGGACTCCAGTCAAGCTCTGCAAAAATAACGTATTTTGCCCTAGTCAAATTTATACCAACATTTCCCGCACGAATTCCTGCAATCATTAGTTTTGATTCGCCTTTTTGGAATTTATCTATCTGATCTTGTCGTACAGAATCTGACTGTCCACCAATGATAGACACTGGTGAAAACTCCTGGAGGCTCTCATGTAGTAATTTATGAATTACTTTATGATGACAGAATACAACAACACTTTCTTCAATCTCCATAATATTTTTTACAAAATTAATAACATGTGGGAGTTTGGCTAATCCTGCAATCTGTCTTTCACTTTGTATTGCACGATGATATGAAGCAGATTTTGAGAATTCAGATTCTGCATCCTTTTGTTCGTCTTCTAGCTTTTTC
Proteins encoded:
- a CDS encoding tetratricopeptide repeat protein, which translates into the protein MLSQAYECVEDGNFDDALDLYDLVLKSEPANVSALIDKGVTLQNMGRIKLAIRSYNKALLISPANLDALLNKGTALHSDQKYVEAIKCYDEILKIDKKCTMALAYKGLSLGEIGQLQDALKHFKKALSIDKGFDLANISKDLAQDLLKSIKEQTKTL
- a CDS encoding tetratricopeptide repeat protein: MSEIEELISQGKSFLEDGNFDDALGFFEQALLLNQDDPDLWNYKGITLRSLGRYEEAMDCFNKSLQIDPRDRYSS
- a CDS encoding Lrp/AsnC family transcriptional regulator; this translates as MNLDKTDERILKNLMVDARLSARQLALKLGMSTVTVLSRIKKMEKANIINGYSAIVDHEKLGYSLTAIIEIIANNDKVVDIEEELSKFENVCGVYDITGSTDTIIIAKFKERNELSKFVKGLAVIPNVENTITHVVLNTAKEDFRLA
- a CDS encoding DnaJ domain-containing protein is translated as MKIVSIFLVLVMLFLIQQSYGQNEELDMELEVSDEEKIILFGGFAIAIIGLFLFLARDIILRRKTSYDKEELESKKDKTQEKYHSDWGDDYEEIGKRRNTIKDKEFRDAVKNNELPNYYKILGVSKDATQEEIKSKFRELAKKTHPDITKKDSEEEMSKLNKAYEVLSDKESKERYDKYFVD
- a CDS encoding HD domain-containing protein, producing the protein MQLFANTQVMRNNILDLLIENRLEDDCYVEMLDYTIDLFESRGLGRDYYGYHNINHELEVTYFSLLAAKQEKIKFTHEDIKYLYVAALFHDFDPEKSVDKPHEESVLKFIATDKKLGQLIKTAKIDLEIIKVLILRTTYPWAGQLKKNAEEQIKQCFQNSELTRNNIEYQQHIMNMGWYLTVVDRVSGYALGDFSKAMEMAKMNAHALAWRPSLIVRSAVAYFEELLNKETEMVKPVLKILSNEMRKNFFDTVLSFMRIRQQEITIQADCAYRNLRLVPTIECMSTRNDPNFINSLHDILLELPRPLQFTDKFEESIKDPDTIITTLRLNGKKGEIVGYAKGGALENYNLREEIRDENYGLGNTVFLEPIAVKMGYWGLKGGSEMRHMFVMQAHSKKFKYLTSFALRDVIQARIEKEQAEFVAQFDPERWDYYRIKI
- a CDS encoding FAD-binding oxidoreductase; its protein translation is MNSLKTVLSKAIQGQIHSEKEFQKFYSVDASSYQIIPKMIVIPKNEKDIINTIKIAKKFKTTVTVRGAGTGLVGSALNNGIILDMKNFDSIKIFKNHATVGPGTIKGKLDKKLEEKKKIFPPNPSIGSFCSVGGMLGNNSSGSRSLKYGSVIDNVIEITVIDGNGKKIILPKDKKISNKIQSKISVDEKQFPNVSKNSSGYRIDKIKSGKDTHKIIIGSEGTLGIITSAKLKIKDIPKKRILFVIEYSSVKNAINDCIKINNTNPSAIEFVDHTTLKQINYIFQKNTECLLFVEYDEKITLNERKIKSIISGNIVKKLTKKQDIHQWWKYRDSSLFYSLKSIKKENRIPHIIEDAAVPIEKLPKLFLILKKINKKFQTKSVIYGHIGNGNLHVRLISKRRKMSTIKKIAMEYFDEIIKIGGTITAEHGDGLARSEFIKKQYGKTNYETFKEIKKLFDPKMILNPGKIMTKKSTVIRNFEKI
- a CDS encoding DUF5679 domain-containing protein, translating into MTIGYCVKCRDKREIGGAKPYTMKNGKPAIKGTCPTCSTAIFRIGRG
- a CDS encoding DUF7482 domain-containing protein; the encoded protein is MNKSLRYIALLAILPLFTVGITTGSFTDAEALKSKGVSSSKYGSSTNVCGLQLCSEISGGKAAWMAEQGKSKPVAPVSEPSEKMKEKTMMEKETMMEKITEADLGSVLRLSRANVPATIPMHQGFYDGGDVYYIITDSSDPTHADLITKNQGWKVELAPLLKNAPDKALSKTYMFTNGIEGNGVHGFQGEVFTSTPAQPDVYSALTSHVHVTWNEGVTPRVLNSDAMVMEAADNGEVTLTTVDVVLNMPQIVWPDGQMMVKEDKTLTDETPYGGGQVLDIDTEEMTVTFIAHRGWGPDGRTIYYIVTDATPSGPAGMMGVVSSPTSASLIANSAAVDLFQFKNGLTGSGPLGFQAGIAAGAPGDANYSPMWRIFMTDWTNPENAQLLETIDDLNAYKEAGLIDIGIARPMDSDHIVNCPFIDPFQ
- a CDS encoding superoxide dismutase, translated to MVRYELPRLPYDYDELEPYIDAQTMKIHHQKHHQSYVDGLNISLEEIGSASHPQYITSVLSDLNLIPESGRNKINFFGGGFENHRLFWETMTPNGDGSPGGKMEDAIDVYYDSFDNFKKIFSNTAIEIQGSGWCWLVFNSTYNKIEIISTENQTSPWTLQKIPLLGLDLWEHAYYLKYQNKRSDYVKEWWNVVNWDYVENRFSELSE